ATTCAGAGGCTCGCAGAACATCAACACGGCATGTCAGAAACAGTGGCTGAAACGAGGCCGGAGCAGCCCCCAGTGACAGCTGACGAGAGCGCAAGCTCAACcccagcgccagcgccagcgccagaAGTCGCGCAAACGCCAGTACAAACCCCTGAGAGCAGTACCAAACCTGAGGAACCTACTGTGACGCCCGCAAACGCGTCGAGAGGAGGTAGAGAAACTTCGGACCGGATCCTGTACGTGGGCAACCTGGACCTCGCAGTCACGGAGGAGATGCTGAAGCAGTACTTCCAGGTCGGTGGCTCCATTGCCAACGTCAAGATCCTCAtggacaagaacaacaagcAGGCGAATTACGCGTTCGTCGAGTTCCACCAGCCCCACGACGCTAACGTGGCGTTCCAAACGCTTGACGGCAAGCAAATTGAGAACCACGTGATCAAGATTAACTGGGCCTTCCAGTCGCAGCAGGTATCGTCCGAGGACACGTTCAACCTGTTTGTGGGTGACCTTAACGTTGACGTCGACGACGAGACTCTCGCCAGAACTTTCAAGGACATCCCCACCTTCATCCAGGCCCATGTCATGTGGGATATGCAGACCGGCCGGTCTAGAGGGTACGGGTTTGTATCGTTTGGCGAGCAGACCCAGGCGCAGAAGGCTATGGAAGACAACCAGGGTGCCGTGGTCAACGGCAGAGCAATCAGAATCAACTGGGCTTCCAAGCGCGAGCACAACAGTCACAACAACAACCCAATGAATAACCGCGGCGGAGCGCGTCGCGGCGGCTTCCGCAACCACGGCAATAACCAGCTTAGACACCAGATGCCTCCAATGGGCATGCCAGGTCGCGGTGCTATGCTGCCCAACATGGGGATGCCATCTCAGCCTCCTATGCCCCAAGGTGCTCAGCCTCAGGGTCCTATCATGCCACCCCAGGTGCCTCCACAAGCCGTGGAAGCTATGATGAGAAGTGCCCCACCCAGAGTAACTACCGTGTACATCGGCAACATCCCTCACTTTGCCACAGAGCAGGACTTAATCCCTCTGCTCCAGAACTTTGGGTTCATTGTTGACTTCAAACACTACCCTGACAGAGGTTGCTGCTTCATCAAGTATGGTACGCACGAGCAGGCTGCGGTATGTATTTTGACTTTGGGGAACTTTCCGTTCCAGGGCAGAAACCTAAGAACTGGGTGGGGTAAAGAGAAACCATCTTACATCCCTCAGCCTAAGCCTGGCCAAGGTGCTTCGAAGATGGAACAGTTGCCAACTCAGCCCATCGAGCAGGATCCTCAATCGAACACACCTGCTGAGCAGCCTCAGGAGGAGGAGCAATAAGTTTCAATACCAGATAGTTATTACGTACAATTACTGTGCTAACCTTGTGCTAACGACGTGACAGCCAGGAagcgcttttgaagcttaACGAACTCAGTTAAAAGTGCTCTCAAGCAGTTTCGCATTGATAAACCGGCTTGTAAGTAGGGCCAGCCGTTTCCATTTAGCGTTTAAGCGACATCGTCGCAGGGTATTGTATTGCTGCTCACGTTACCAAGATCTATAAAATTTTATTCGACAAACAGGAAGAGCTAGAAATTGTTCACTCAGTCGAATAGAAATAATCGGACTACCTCTTTTGAACGGGCTAcgctttcttgaaatcgTTTTAGACAAGAGGCTTTCTGAATTCAAAGGACAGCCGGTTGTAAGATCCTTGCACTGATTATATGaattttgttttggaaaaactgTCCGCATTATTTAGTACATTGAGCATCTTCGTTAGAAACTTGAGCCATATCGATAATAAAAGCTCAACATTAATTGTACTTATTGCATCAACTGGAATACTACTatacaagaacaaaagaatTTTCAGAAATATCATGGAAAATATAGGAACTGTGGGCGGCGATCTAACCCGAAGCTTTAGGAATAACTACAAAGGAAGTATGTTCAATAAGTGGGGTTCGAAAGATCCagagcaagaagctgccaTGCTGAAGCGTGGCGGCTACGTTGGTGGGCTGGTCAATGACGGTAATACTTGCTTTATGAACTCTGTGCTGCAAAGTTTagcatcttcaaaaactttactgcagtttttggataaCGAAGTCATCCAAGCGTATAAGGAAGCCGAAGAAAGTGAGGATGAGCATGTAGCAGAGAAAGAATTTGAGagcgaaaaaaagctttctgaGTCTAAAACAAAGCCTAAAAAGAAGGTTTATGGCAAACgcaagaagaggctgaCTAGAAACGCCGAAAAGGATGCATTGGATGACGACCAAGATGCAAACATTGAGTTCAGTACCACACTGAAGGAGCTTTTAAACAAGCTGAATGCAAAGCATTACAGGGATAGGCCctacttcaaaacaaacaaactGCTCAAGACTATGTCTAAAGCCCCAAACAAAAGCATTATTCTTGGGTACGACCAAGAAGACGCACAAGAGTTTTTCCAGACCATCTTGtcagaacttgaaaagaacgTGAAATCTCTTTACGGGAAATCATCcaaggatgaagaagctccaGTGCAATTCGATCAACTGCCCGAAGATTCTATGGTTGGTCAAGAAAGACTAGGCGAAATGGGCACTGTCTATATTCCCACTGAGCAGATTGACCCTAACTGCGTACTGGCTCATGAAAATAAAAGTCTTTATTCccctttcaagctcatcactCCCTTGGATGGTCTAACGGCAGAGAGGATAGGATGCTTGCAGTGTGGTGAAAATGGTGGCATTCGTTATTCTGTGTTTTCCGGGTTAAGCTTGAACCTGCCCAGCGAAAACCTGGGCTCAACTTTAAAGCTTTCGGAGCTTCTTCGTGAGTGGATAAAACCTGAAATCATTGAAGGAGTTGAATGCAATCGCTGTGCTCTCAATGCAGTGCTTGAACACCTCgagaaaactttgattCAATACGAGGGCTCAGAGCATTCTTCGGAGAAGCTTGTCGCCGCCGTCAAAGCTCGCGTAGAGCAACTGAAAGACATATTGGCCAAACCTGCTattgatgacgatgactACAAAAAACTGCATACCGAAAACATGGTTCGAAAGTGCTCCAAGTCTAAGCAGATAATTATCTCTCGTCCTCCACCGCTACTCTGCATCCACATTAATAGATCTGTTTTTGATCCCCGCACATACATGATCAGAAAAAACAACTCCAGAGTTTTGTTCAAATCTAAACTCAATTTAGCTCCATGGTGTTGCGCGCCTGATGAAATAAACCTCGATGCCCGTCTCCCCATGTccaaaaaagaacaaaaatcGTTAGAGTCATCTGAAGACGAGAATGTCGGGGGTGAGTACTTCGCCAAATTACACAGACACTTTGAGGAGGAGTTTGAAGacagcgaagaagaagagggcaactttgaagcatctAACAGAGATGTATCTGACTACGATCCTCTAAGAGGCGAAATAGAATCTTCGAGTGACGAGAACGAGTCGTCCTCGGATGGCGAGTATGAAGTTGATGCTCTAGGAAACCGcgtcttcaagcaaaatGGTGCCCAGACTGAGCAGGAGCTAGTTGATGGAACCTCTGCTGATCCAGAGGTTGCCTCTCTTGAGGGCTCGGATGCCGCGGAAAGACTTGATGGTATTGAGCCTGAGACACTTGAtaacgaagacgaagaagacagcGAAAGCGACCATGAAGTTAAGCAGCCACCTTCTCTTTCATCTTTGCACCATGCTCCTAGCTCCTCAACCGTTCCTGTCGGTCCTTTGACCTACGCCTTGCGGTCTGTCATTGTACACTACGGGACACACAACTACGGACACTACATTGCATTCAGGAAGTTTAGAGGCCTGTGGTGGAGAATATCTGATGAGACGGTCTACGTTGTGGACGAAGCAGAGGTTCTCTCCACACCAGGAATTTTCATGCTATTTTATGAGCACGATTACAATGAGTCGCTTCACGCAATGAACGATGACCTGGAGTGGGAGGAGGAAAACGAGGACAGGGAGTGAACACCTCGCTTAAAAAATCCTCAACGCCTCGACTAAAGGTTCTGCATAAGAGGTTTTCAGGCGCTCAACTATTGAATAATTAATAAAGTTTAGTATGTAACCAACTAACAATCTTTGAACCTATCACACAAGCGCTTCgctctcttcttgctctctGCCAGCGAATTGCTGATACCTTAGCTCGttctcctttttttcttcgagaaCGTCCTCCTCGATCAGCTCGGTTAGGTCGTAATCAAACTCGTTAGGGTCGGCACTGTATTTGCCGATGGTGCGCTTTTTTAGTCCGGTTTTACTATCGACCTCGAATGGCTTGTTTCGGCTCGAAGTGCTCGCATTGTCACGCAACTGAAATTTGATTGGATTCTCGTCCTTGGAGAACTCTAGCTTTTCCTTAAGCTTCTGGGTTCTCGATAGATGTTCGTGATCAGTCTTTCCCGCTCTTGCCGCGGGCTTCCGGAACTTGTATGCGAAAGTTCCAGACAACAGcggaagaagcagaacaAACGCGACAATGATCACAAACAACACAAGAAACGCGTAGAAGTCCATGGCTCGTTTTCTCTCAGCGTCTGTCTCTGCCTAAATCGAAACTATGCGCTACTGGACTCGCCGaacgattttgaaaaatatctGCCATATATTGAGCCACAGCAGAAAAGGGCACTAACCTTACTTCAAAGCCTCGGATATCGCTATGCTTAAGAGATCGATTATAACATTTGGCACTGCAGTAGCGAGGCGCCCTGTGCTAAGGCCCTACGCCGCCTGCGTCCGCGCCTTCAGCAGGCTCCAAGTGATCCCCACCGCGCGCGGTTTCGCGTCGGGCCCGGGGTCCACCGATGGCCATGAAATACCGAAAGAAGTTCTGGAACTCAGCGCCGATGCTTACCACATATCCTCGGACGCATTCCTAGATTCCTTGCAGGAAcagctcgaagagctgaGCGATGCCTACCCCGACCTTCTTCCCGACGTCGAGCTCACCCAGGGCGTGATGACCTTAGAGGTTCCTGCTGTCGGCACTTACGTGATCAACAAGCAACCTCCAAACAAGCAGATTTGGCTCTCCTCGCCGGTCTCGGGCCCTAACCGTTTTGACTTCTACAAAAATCGCTGGATCTCGCTACGTGACGGCCAAGACCTACTGTCCCTTCTTAACATAGAGCTGAGCGACGTTCTGCCAAAGCCCGTGACCATAGAGGCCTAGTACTATTCATCTACGTATATGTGTAACGCCAACTTCTGTCAATAGCCTACGATCCATCGGTGCTCTTCCTGATCTCCGCCGCTCTGTTCTGTTCCCGTGATGAGCATCTCCATCTTGCTTTATACGGGTTGCGCTGTGCAACCATCTACATAGACAAAAAGCCCCCTGATAACTCTGTCTTTTGCTCTTTAAAACACTTAAAAGCTGGCAAGTTTGATCCTCGCTCGTCTTTTATCGACAACCTTTGTACCACAAATCTCCCGCGCTATGACCTCCAAATCCTTCATTGTAACACTCAAAGATCACGTTGCCGACGTCGATGTTTCCTCTATCAAAGACTCCTTCTCCAAGTTGGGGGGCCAGATAACCCACGAATTCTCGCTCATCAAGGGCTTCACAGTTAAGATGCCAGAATCCAGCGTTGCGAGCGCCAAGGAGCAGCACGCTGATGCAATCGCCAACATTGAGGAAGACAAGGAGGTTTCCATTAAGAAATAATCAAGAAGCGCTCCTTAAACAAATGGCAGGCGTATATATGTGATGTTGAGCAGATGAGATCGATGTATATTGTGATACAGTAACTAAAAGCCATCTTCCCGCTTCAGCGTTTTTTCTTTAGGCTCCCTATCGGAGGGCATTTAAGTTTCCGAAACATCGAGTCTTTCGTTCTTAGTGACATCTCCACATTGTCAGTTTCGAGGGGCTACATAACGTCCCTAAAATGACAGCATTCCCCATACGCTTGTATTAAAACTCAAGCATTGCAGGCTATTCGATGGACAGTTCGAACCGTTGGGTGCTTTAAACAGACAACTCTTGAAATAAAATGAGCTACGCTCAATTAAACAGTGACCCGCAATTCAAGCCCGTTCAGGGTATTTACGAGGGGCGCCTTCGTCAGTTTACTGACGGCGGGGGTGAATATAAGGAATTGAACCTGCCCAAGTTTTACGACAAAAAGCGCATCTCGTTGGACCAGGACAGCGTAAAGGTCCAATGGTACCAGGTGCGCTTTGAGAAAGGCTCTTCCCCTGTGTCGCCTGACAAGCGACCTCCCTGGAGCGAAATTGTGgagaaagacaaaaataaagagcttgaatTTAGGGACGCGCAAAAAGGCCAGCCTTTCGGACCCAGCTGGTCAACAACGTGGTTTAGAGTCCAGGTGACAGTGCCTGACGAATGGCTGGCAGCCGAGGAACAGCTCATTTTCGAGTGGGACTGCAGCAACGAAGGCATTGTCATTGACCCAGAGACGCTGATCCCAAAAACGGCTTTTTCTGGAGGGGGAGAAAGAAACGAGTACATGCTTCCCAAGGGCCAGAAGCACCACGTCTTCTACATCGAGAGCGGCAATAACGGAATGTTCGGTTGTGGTGCCGGTTCAAGTATTAATCCTCCGGATAACAACAGATATTTCCACCTCAACAAAGCGGACTTGGTTTGGCCTAACTGGGAGGCTCGAGCCCTCTTCATTGATTTCTGGATGTTGTCGGATGCGGCCCGCGAACTTCCTGGAGACTCCTGGCAGAAGCATAAAGCCCGGCACGTGGGTAACTCGGTGATGGACTTATTTGACCCAGAAGACGCCAGCACTGTTACAAAGTGTAGGAAACTTATTCGCGAAGAGTATTTTGATCAACTGGCAGACGATCCAAAGGTTTTCCAGGCCGGCGATAGCTCTGTGAGGGCCGATGTTCATGGGGTGGGCAATTGTCATATTGATACCGCGTGGCTATGGCCTTTCGCTGAGACTCGTAGAAAAGTGGTGCGTTCTTGGACGTCGCAGTGCACCTTGATGGACCAGTATCCCGAGTACCGGTTTGTTGCGTCACAAGCTCAGCAGTTTAAGTGGTTGCTTAAGGAGCACTCGAACTTTTTTCATGAAGTGCTCATTCCCAAAATTCAGCAATCGCAGTTTTTCCCCATCGGCGGTTCGTGGGTCGAAAATGATACTAACATTCCCTCGGGGGAGTCGTTGTGTCGCCAGTTTTTCTTAGGCCAGCGGTTCTATCTTAAACACTTTGGTAAGAAAAGTGACGTTTTTTGGCTACCTGACACCTTCGGTTATTCTTCTCAAGTTCCACAAATCGCGAAGATATCTGGGATTGATAAATTTTTAACCCAAAAGTTGTCATGGAACAACATAAATAGCTTTCCTCACACTACTTTTAATTGGGCAGGCATTGATGGCTCCCAGCTTCTCACACATATGCCCCCGGGAAACACTTATACTGCAAGTTCCCATTTTGGCGACGTCCTGCGTACTGCAAAgggaaacaaaaattcCGACGTTTATGGATCCGGTCTAATGCTTTACGGAAAGGGTGACGGCGGAGGAGGCCCAACGGCAGAaatgctggaaaaaatgAGGAGAATTAGATCCATAAGCAATCGTAATGGAAATGTCATTCCAAAGCTACAAGTTGGAACTACAATCGAGGAATTTTATCAAGACATTCTCGAAAAAACTCACAACGGATTGGACCTCCCAACTTGGGTTGGGGAGCTATATTTTGAGTTTCATAGAGGAACATACACTACTCAGGCCGAAGTTAAACGGCTTATGAGACTTTCTGAGATTAAAATGCACGATTTGGAGTGGATTGCAACTAAGGCTTCACTCGTTTATCCCGACGAGTATGAGTACCcaatcaacaaaatcaacaGGATCTGGGAAGACATTCTTCTATGTCAATTCCACGACGTTTTGCCTGGTTCTTGTATTGAACTTGTTTACAAATATGAAGCACGCCCTATGTTGAAAGACGCCATCACCGAAATCGAGTCCTTGATTAACGATGcgctcaagtttttgaagaaaaaagggAAAGGAAACTCGTCAATTGGTAcccttgagcttgttgaaagcGACGCAACAAACTCGGCGAAAAACGAGAGAGAGTTTGTAAAGTTAAAGGATGAAGCTAAGCACATCAAAATGACAAATGATGTACTCGAAGTTACCATagacaaagaaaaaggtgttATTTCGTCGATCAAAGACAGAGAAAGGGAAGTCGAATACCTAGACCTGGATGGAGGCCGAAACAAGCGAGGTGCAAACCAGTTTGTTTTATTCGATGACAAGCCTCTGGGCTGGCAAGCATGGGATACGGAGCTTTATTCTGTTAACCAGTACAAGTACATCACAAGTTTGGAAAGCGTGGAAATTGCTGAAAACTCTTCTGAAAAGTGTGCTGTTGAACTAACCTTCAAGGTTTCAAATGATTGTGAAATTCTCACAAGCATCTCTTTGGGCTCGAGAACTCAGCATGAAAGCGGGGGGCTGATTGAAATAAAGACATCTGTTAAGAACTGGAATCTCCggaacaagtttttgaaggttgAGTTTCCTGTAAATATTCGTAATGACTTTGCTTCATACGAAACTCAGTTTGGTATCACAAAGAGACCTACACATTACAATACATCTTGGGATGTTGCCAAATTTGAAGTGTGCCACCACAAGTTTGCTGACTACTCGGAATTTTCGAAGGGTGTGTCTGTAATCAATGACTCAAAATACGGTTTTGCGACTCATGGAAACCTGATGCGTCTTTCTCTGCTGAGGTCGCCAAAGGCGCCTGATGCACATGCGGACATGGGCTCCCATGAAATAAGATATGCGCTGTATCCCCACAGAGGAGCGCTTTCTTCTAGCACTGTACATGAAGCGCTGAAGTTCAATTATCGCCACCATTATTCCATTCCAGAATCGGTTTCTGAGGCCTTTGATGGCGTTATTGGAATTGAAGGTGATCCGAACGTCATATTGACAAACATCAAGCGTGGAGAGGACGACGAAGGACTTGATTCGGAGTACTCCACTACCAAGGGTGAGAAACGAAGCTTTGTGGTAAGACTTTATGAGTCTCTTGGTGGGGAATCTTTTGCGGTCCTCAAAACCTCTCTTCCTGTGAAAAACGCGCTAAAAGTCGATAATTTGGAGTTGTCTGAAATAAACTCAATACCCTTGACAACGAAATCCTCTGCCTCCTCAGACAAATCCACGTTGGAgttcaaagtcaagctgAGACCATTTGAAATTGCGACTTATAAGTTGGTTTTGTAGATACTAGGTTTTTATGTTACGTTATGACTATAGGTTTATCTTATGATTTTTGATTATGGctctttgactttcaaTTTCGTAACATTCTTATCATTAATAAACAAAGGCATCTGAATAAGAAATGTCAGCGGCGCCCATACCCGATGGGAGGCTGACAATCCAAAAGCACCGGCGGTTTTTACAGCGGCACCTCGCTATTCTcccttcaaaatatcaagaaTATGAGGCAAATAAGCTTGCCATTGTCACCTACGCCTTGATCGGATTGAGTTGCATCGGTGACCCTGTGTCAGAAGAATACGCTGCTAGCAAAGAGTGGCTCAGAAGACATTACAGGGTCATTGGGCGAGGCGAGACCTCACTTGCTGGCTTTTTCCCAAGCCTTTACATGGAAGTTGAGAATGCGCTCACTCTCAGCTTGACTAGCACTCTATTCGGGCTCATTAGCCTGCTTTGCCTAAACGACcacaaattttttattaGCGATGTTGACCGCGAAGGAATCTGTAGgtttgtttcaaaatgtcatAAGCCTGAAACTGGCGGATTTGCTGCAAGCCTCGATGTTGTTGCGGAAGATAGCCTCGAGCCATCCAAAACTGACCCAGATGACTTGAGACACACATACATGGCCATTGCAATACTCTATTTAATGGGCTGCAGAAACGCATCCGAGTTTGGGCGCTATGTCTGCCTTGAACCACTTTTCAGTCATTTCGAACAAAAGGCATGTGTTAGCGGCGGCTTCGGTCAGTATGGTGAGCCACATGCAGGATATACGTCATGTGCGCTCTCTATCCTCGAGTTAATATCAGATCGGTGGGACATATTTCCGAATTCTTTCTATGACAAGACCATAGAATGGCTGCTACAGCGACAAGTTTCAGATAAATGCCCAGAAATGAGTGGAAACGAATACTTTGATCCAGAGGATGATGGTGGGTTCCAAGGAAGGGAGAACAAGTTTGCTGACTCCTGCTATGGATTCTGGTGTGCTAATTCACTGAGCATCTTAAAAGCCCCACATAAGGTAGGTGATGCGTATCAAAATGGTCTCAGTGAGTatctgctcaacaaaacccAGAACCTGCTGTTGGGTGGGTTCGCGAAAAACGACAATGAAGACCCCGATTTGTACCATACCTGTCTTACTTTAGCCGCGCTGTCCATGATGTCTGGCGAGTTCGACGGAACCTTGTTTTTGCCCCGCAAAGTTGCAGATACGGCCAGGAGCCAGTTTATTGCACCCTGATGGCTGTAATGAAATGCTTTATGCTTTTACAATTTCCTAATTACATGAACTTTTTAACTAATTCCTCGTATATTCCCCATGCTATCCCAGCGCTCAGCGCCTTCCTTGTAAGCCTCAGGCTCAGTCCATcaaacaagttcttgggaCGCTCCTTTTTGAGAATAGTTGTCAAtgtttttccaaagctaGGGAACTTTGATGGATTTAGTTGCATCCGAGTTTTGATGGTATCAAAAGGTGCTGTTATCGAGGTCGCCAGACTCgctgaagaaaacgcaGCCAAGCAATTGACTATCGTGGACGTTTTAGTGGAAAAGGATCCGTTATCGTCCCGCACAATGAGTGCGGAAGGCAAAATCTTGGGTATTTGCATTTTAGATTGCTCATAGAACAAAACGTATATCCCCGCATAAGGCGCGTCTCGAAGGATCGTAGCACCGCAACCACTGAAGAGCCCTCGTATACCTTCAGATTTATAAATATGACGAGCAGCCTCTCCGAGGGAGCTGTAGTCGTACATTGTAGATTCAAATCGCACTTTCAGCACTGTAATTGGCATTGTAGCGACCCCAACCGCAGCTCTCGTTATAGCACCTGAAAGAAGATTTTCGTACATTGACAATTGAGGGAGAAAACTGCTACTACCGTTTTTCGAGGCAAGTCCGCGGACTCTTCTGTCTGCAATAGCCGACCTGACGATATTCAAAGTTGACAGGAAAAGTGCGCTACCCACGGAAGTTCGCAGAGCGGATGGCAGTGTACCCTTCCAGAGCTGTTTCGGGGATTTGATAGAATGCACGACGTCCATCAAGTTGCTATTCttgctttgttgaagtctGGTCTTTAGCAAATCAAAGGGTTGCAACACCACTGCTGAAGTCAGGCCACCGACAAACCCTCCCACTAGATGTGAAGTTCCTCTTGGTCTCTCTGACATGTAAGTTTGCCGTTTTTGAGGTAGCAAGAAGTATCGCTAGAGTATTATCCTTACTCGAATAATCAGACCCTTTTGCTAAAGTCAGTTTGTTTAAAAAACAGGCGACAACACATCAATCATTTCATACTATCCAAATAGGACAAGATATCAGCTACTTCGAGCTCGTACAGCGGGAGTTCATCATGTTCGGCAGTACTATTCCCTGAATCCTCGCATACCGAAAGTACTGTAAGGTTGTCGATCCACTTTGACTTGAAAGTTATAGGGCTACCATTTATTGTCCGAACGATTTTAGCAGTTTTATCAGCTTCGAGCGGTTCGAGAGCTCCTAAATTTATTGCAGAAAGACAACAGTTTAGGCCTGTTCCCGTGAGTTTTGTGTATGCCTCTTTCAGAGACCAGTAGTAAATGAAAAGCCTGTCTCTCTGCAAACCTTGTTGTGTTTGTTCAAGGCATTGCAGCTCATCTGAGGAAAAGATATCTTGGAAGAGCCGTAAATAACCAGGACCCCAATTCTCGCAGTCCTTGGTGCTTGCTAAATCAATCCCGATGCTTCCATGGCTTCTTTTGACAAACATAGCGACCTTTCCGCAGCTGTTGGATAAGTTGAAAATGCATGGATTTGCGCTCTCGACGTAAGGCTTCCCCAATTTActcattttgaactttagATCACGCCAGTGTATACCACAGGCCGCAGACGCACCTGCTATCTGCAATATTTGATTGCATAGTGCGGTGTTTCGAGCGTCGCGCTGCTTCCTGCTTAGTATTCTTTGCTGTTTTTCTAGCGGCAGGTACCGCATTCCCATCTCAAACTCAAAGTCGTCGTGTAGGATACCACGATGGTCATCGCAGACCAGAACAAATGCCGGCAAGCCGGTGCCCGCTGAGAGTAACCATTCCTTACTCATTTGGTTGAACCCAACTGGAGTTCGTCGTGattgatcaaaaacgatTGACAATATATATCCCAGAGACAATTTATTGATAAGACACAACACCTTTGAGGGTATCTCACAGAATGGCCCAACCGACAGCTGAAGACCGTAAAGGACTTTACGAGTCAGCGATTGCATTCTTGAATGATCCCAATGTTTCAGATGCGCCCCTCACCAAAAAGATTGAGTTTCTACAATCCAAAGGGTTAACTCGAGAAGAGATTGACCAGGCGATAAAAGAGGCGAAGTCAGGGCCTTCTCCTAATAGTGCCGAACCCAAGGATGCAGCCGTCGACCAGGGCAGGCATGCAGACTATGTGTACGAGGCAATCCCACCGCCATTACCAAAACGTGATTGGAAGGACTATTTTGTAATGGCCACAGCTAGCGCGGGACTATGCTACGGGGTATACCAACTTGCCAAGCTTTATGTCATCCCTAACATCTTACCTGATAGCAAGTCCAAACTGGAGCAAGATAAGGAGCAAATCATGCAGCAATTTGACAAGATGGAACAGCTTCTCTCAACGGTTGAACAGGACCACAGCTCACAAatgaagaaagaagaacagaagttcaaagagctcgatGAGGTAGTAGTAGAGCTACAAACAGCACTAGAAGGAAACGCTAGGACGAGGGAGAAACTGGAAGACGACGTACGAATCCTAAGACTTGAAATCGAGGGACTAcagaagaacttgaattCCTTCATCCTTGAGAACACGGACAGCCCAGCTATTCGCAAGCTCAATGATGAGAtcttgtccttgaagaacctCATGAAGAACAGCACATTGCTCAAATCTGCCACGCCCTCTGAAAACGACAAGTCGCCAGTCCCAGGAGCCGAGGCTATCCCCTCAGCCTCAGAAATTTTGGCTAAAATGAACATACCTAAAAAGAATGATAGTGAAGCGCCAGCATGGAAGAAGAGTAGAGATGCCATGGCCGCTCACAAAGACACTGCACTCCCTGAGTGGCAGAAAACAGCCGCTGAAAAGGCGCACACGCCCATCCCAGAATGGCAAAAGGCTATGTTCAATGCGGAGTCGCCAAGCCCAGAGGAGTCAGTTTCTTAATGGTAAGGATTGTTGGCATGAAGGCCTTCCTATGTAATGTATAATGAAGTAAGTCGTCGTGTACGGATGGTCTTTTTCACGCATTGTAGATCTTGAATCAGTCTAGGATATCGCCTGTTCGAATTGATTTGGACCCACTCAAA
The Lachancea thermotolerans CBS 6340 chromosome G complete sequence genome window above contains:
- the UBP1 gene encoding ubiquitin-specific protease UBP1 (similar to uniprot|P25037 Saccharomyces cerevisiae YDL122W UBP1 Ubiquitin-specific protease that removes ubiquitin from ubiquitinated proteins cleaves at the C terminus of ubiquitin fusions irrespective of their size capable of cleaving polyubiquitin chains), whose product is MNFVLEKLSALFSTLSIFVRNLSHIDNKSSTLIVLIASTGILLYKNKRIFRNIMENIGTVGGDLTRSFRNNYKGSMFNKWGSKDPEQEAAMLKRGGYVGGLVNDGNTCFMNSVLQSLASSKTLLQFLDNEVIQAYKEAEESEDEHVAEKEFESEKKLSESKTKPKKKVYGKRKKRLTRNAEKDALDDDQDANIEFSTTLKELLNKLNAKHYRDRPYFKTNKLLKTMSKAPNKSIILGYDQEDAQEFFQTILSELEKNVKSLYGKSSKDEEAPVQFDQLPEDSMVGQERLGEMGTVYIPTEQIDPNCVLAHENKSLYSPFKLITPLDGLTAERIGCLQCGENGGIRYSVFSGLSLNLPSENLGSTLKLSELLREWIKPEIIEGVECNRCALNAVLEHLEKTLIQYEGSEHSSEKLVAAVKARVEQLKDILAKPAIDDDDYKKLHTENMVRKCSKSKQIIISRPPPLLCIHINRSVFDPRTYMIRKNNSRVLFKSKLNLAPWCCAPDEINLDARLPMSKKEQKSLESSEDENVGGEYFAKLHRHFEEEFEDSEEEEGNFEASNRDVSDYDPLRGEIESSSDENESSSDGEYEVDALGNRVFKQNGAQTEQELVDGTSADPEVASLEGSDAAERLDGIEPETLDNEDEEDSESDHEVKQPPSLSSLHHAPSSSTVPVGPLTYALRSVIVHYGTHNYGHYIAFRKFRGLWWRISDETVYVVDEAEVLSTPGIFMLFYEHDYNESLHAMNDDLEWEEENEDRE
- the EXP1 gene encoding Exp1p (some similarities with uniprot|Q07541 Saccharomyces cerevisiae YDL121C Hypothetical ORF) codes for the protein MDFYAFLVLFVIIVAFVLLLPLLSGTFAYKFRKPAARAGKTDHEHLSRTQKLKEKLEFSKDENPIKFQLRDNASTSSRNKPFEVDSKTGLKKRTIGKYSADPNEFDYDLTELIEEDVLEEKKENELRYQQFAGREQEESEALV
- the PUB1 gene encoding Pub1p (some similarities with uniprot|P32588 Saccharomyces cerevisiae YNL016W PUB1 Poly(A) RNA-binding protein abundant mRNP-component protein hypothesized to bind a pool of non-translatable mRNAs not reported to associate with polyribosomes), translating into MSETVAETRPEQPPVTADESASSTPAPAPAPEVAQTPVQTPESSTKPEEPTVTPANASRGGRETSDRILYVGNLDLAVTEEMLKQYFQVGGSIANVKILMDKNNKQANYAFVEFHQPHDANVAFQTLDGKQIENHVIKINWAFQSQQVSSEDTFNLFVGDLNVDVDDETLARTFKDIPTFIQAHVMWDMQTGRSRGYGFVSFGEQTQAQKAMEDNQGAVVNGRAIRINWASKREHNSHNNNPMNNRGGARRGGFRNHGNNQLRHQMPPMGMPGRGAMLPNMGMPSQPPMPQGAQPQGPIMPPQVPPQAVEAMMRSAPPRVTTVYIGNIPHFATEQDLIPLLQNFGFIVDFKHYPDRGCCFIKYGTHEQAAVCILTLGNFPFQGRNLRTGWGKEKPSYIPQPKPGQGASKMEQLPTQPIEQDPQSNTPAEQPQEEEQ
- the YFH1 gene encoding ferroxidase (similar to uniprot|Q07540 Saccharomyces cerevisiae YDL120W YFH1 Yeast Frataxin Homologue mitochondrial protein that regulates mitochondrial iron accumulation), whose product is MLKRSIITFGTAVARRPVLRPYAACVRAFSRLQVIPTARGFASGPGSTDGHEIPKEVLELSADAYHISSDAFLDSLQEQLEELSDAYPDLLPDVELTQGVMTLEVPAVGTYVINKQPPNKQIWLSSPVSGPNRFDFYKNRWISLRDGQDLLSLLNIELSDVLPKPVTIEA